TAAGAGTGAATTTTATGCAGAAATAAATAATATTCCAGAAAACTGTAGCGAATTTGTAAAAGAACGAGTCTTACCTTTATTGCATGGAAATGGTATCAGCAAAACAGAGCTTGCCAAACGCTTTTTAGCTTGGCTTGAAAGCTTTGACAGTAATATAGAGCTTTGTTCTGATTCACATTATGATAGGAATATGATTGCCAATTTGTGTGGAGGGTTTCCTTTACCACTTTCAAATGGAGCAAAAAGCTCATGGTTTCCTTTGCCTCATATCATAACAGATAATCCTCATAATGCGTTAGAAGATGCAAAACTCTTACGTAAATATTTTGCACCTCATTTTTTACTTGATGATGATTAAAAAATAATGAATTAAATTATAGTCTAAATATACTTGATTGTTTTCAATAATAAGGTGTTATCATGCAATATCCTGAGTTACTCAAAGAAATAAAAGATCGTATTAGAAAAGCACAGATTAAAGCGACTATGTCTGCCAATGCCGAAATGCTTCTGATGTATTGGGACGTGGGGCGTATTATTGCAGAGCGGCAGTCTGTCGAAGGCTGGGGAGCTAAAATCATCCAGCGACTTGCTCAAGATATACGCAATGAATTGCCAGAAACAAAGGGTTTTTCCGAAAGAAATCTTAAGCGGATGCTCGCTTTTTATAATGAATATAGGGGGCTAGCAATTGGGCCAACGCCGTTGGCACAATTGTCTCACGATACAAATGTGCTAATTAGGCCAACGGTATTGACCCAATTGACACCAGCAGACAACAACAGTCATGATCCCAATATATTGCAACTTGTTATGCTCTTGCCTTGGGCACATAATATCGCACTGCTTGGCGTTAAAAATGAAAATACCCGTTTGTGGTATATGGCACAGGCTTTGGAACACGGCTGGAGTCATAGTAGATTGGTTGATCAAATTAAACAGAGTGCTTATGCTCGCCAAGGCTCTGCCGTTTCCAATTTTACTGTTCATTTGCCAGCACCACAGTCTGCTCTGGCTCAGGAAACCTTAAAAGACCCTTATATTTTTGATTTTTTAACAATTGAAGAGCCATTCCATGAGCGTGAACTTGAAACAGGTCTTGTAGGTCATGTGGAGAAATTTTTATTAGAGCTTGGAGCTGGTTTTGCTTTTGTCGGTAGGCAATATCATCTTGAAGTTAGTGAACAAGATTTTTATATCGACTTACTTTTTTATCATCTAAAACTTCGGTGTTATGTGGTAATTGAACTGAAAAAAGGAAAGTTTCAACCTGAATATGCCGGCAAAATGAATTTTTATTGTTCTGTTGTAGATGACAAATTGCGGCATGAACAGGATAATCCCACAATTGGTCTTATTCTTTGTCAGACAAAGGATAAAATCGTGGCAGAATATGCTTTGCGAGATGTGAATAAGCCTATAGGTATTTCAGAGTATGAACTGACACGAGCCTTGCCAGATAACCTGAAGTCTAGTTTACCAACAATTGAGGAGCTTGAAGAACGTTTGGAGTGGGATAAATAGACATGATTTATTGATAACAATATTGCTAATGTGTTTACTTGTAGTTTTATTTAATATGGTTGTGCATTATAATATCCATAGGCTAAGGCAACTAAATTGGATGTTATCATTTGCACTATTTTATTGCTTTTCTTTAGCATTTAATGAAAAATTACCCTTAACCGAATCAAGAATTTGTTGGTAGAATTTAGTCATAAAAGAATTAAAGAAGTCATCATCTTTAATTAATTCACGAATATTTTTCTTTGAAGCAGACCAAGAAAATTTTGTCAGGTCATCTGTAAAAACTTCCCAATTTTTTCTATTTCGATTAACAAGACCGGTGAATATCGCTAGATCCAGTTGAGATAACATAATGGCTATATATATGTGGAATCCATTAATATTAGGGAATTGTGGAGTGAATGTGATTGAAATATATGCATATTGTTGTTTACAGCTTGGAGCCATATATGTAACCACATCGACATACCTTGTAACTTCGGTATAATCATCCAACTGTTTTGTTCTAGGGGCAAAAGGGTCAAAAGCAAATATATTAAAAGTATGTTTTTTTTCAATAAAGGTTTTAGGCTCTTTTGTTTGTTCTATGGAAATAAAAAGGTTTGCTCCTTCTTGATCTGAAACCCATTTGGATATGTCGTTTATCAAGGGCAATTCTGTGTATTCATTGTAAGTTGCAACTTCTATCTGAAATAAACTTTCTATGTTAGATGGTTTGTTTGTAGAGATACATATGTCATATATCTTTTTTAGAATTGTATCTGCTTCGTCTTTTGTACAAAATCTCTTTGCATCATTTTTAATATTCTCAATTAAGCCCATGGTATTACTGCTAGGCTCTACTATATCTGATTCTTGTCTATAAAAAGGTAATGATTGAACGAATGTTGCAACACTATCATTAATTGTGCAAAAAAATTCTGTATTATCAGCTTGCTCTATAAAATAAGGAGTTTGTTTTGCATTTGGTAAAAAACGATCAGATAAAAAATCTTTAATGTCTCGATAACGGACTTTTGTATCTTTAGGCTTATCAAAAAAACGCAAAAATTCTTCTGTAAAATGGCTAATTTTCTGACTTGCAAAAGAACTTTGCGTTGATAAGCTTGAAAAAAAGAAATAGCATTTCTTAAAGTTTGATTTTTCTCTATCAAATAAAGTTCTATAGTTTGAATTATCCTTTATATATGAAGAACCAGATTGGCAGGCATCAATAAATTTAAAAGTCATTTCAGGATTCAAAGTTCTTATGTATGAATCTATTTCTGAATTGGATATTGATGTTTGATTTTGTGATGATTCTGAATAATCAGCCCATAAATAGTAAAATACATTTCCATCATGATTTCCATGTCCAGAGTAGTATAAAGTAAATTCATCAATAGTATTTGATTTATGTTTTTCTATAAAATTTATAATTTTTTGTTTTGCATCAAAGCAAGAAATAGAGTCATCTAATGTTAAGATGTCATCATATTTTTCTAATTTTTCAAAAAGACCTTGGACAGCAGAAAGGTCATTGGAACATGCAGGTAATGGATCAATATTTTTATAGTTATTAATTCCGATCAGTATGGCAATATTCACTTTTACCTCCATCTTTATCTATAAATGTATAATTGGCTTAGTTAAAAGTCAATATCTTTTATTTTTTGAATTCATTACACGTCAAAAAGGACTAGGCAGACCAAAGGTGATTATTGCCTTGTACGAAATAACAACAGAAAACGAATTAAACGAAAATAACGAATTTAACGGAATAAATCAGCGTTTCTTTAAAAAGTTTTTTCGTTTTTTCGTATATTTCGTTTGTTCGTAAACCCTATGAACGCACTGCATTGTATTGGCAGTGTTGTTGATAGCCAGCCTACCCCATGTACGTACATTTGCTTCGCATCTGTAGTTCATGGGGGCTGGCGAGGGGACGCTGTCCCCTTTGAACCCCTGAAAGGCAAAAGAGAAGAAACGGATATGGTAAAACGGCTCATTAAAAACACAGTACGATTTGAGATGCGATGCTCTCCAGATGAGTTGGAGGCCTGGCGACATGCTGCGTCTACACATGGGCTTTCGCTTTCGCAGTATGTGCGCTTGCGTCTTAACCGTGACCCTTTGCCTGCCGTAAAAGCAAAAACCGACCCATCATTGATTAGACAGCTAGCAGCCATTGGTAATAATCTTAACCAGATAGCTCGATGGGTAAACACCAACAAATATAAGGGAGCGTCCACGCCAGTGGAAGAAGGAATATATGCAGTTCGACAACAGTTAGCACTACTCTTAGAGCAGGAACGCAATCATGTTGATTAAAGTTTTTGACAAAGGTCTGGGTGCAGGGTTTGGTCCAGTGGAATATCTGTGTGCCTTAAA
This window of the Desulfovibrio litoralis DSM 11393 genome carries:
- a CDS encoding 3'-5' exoribonuclease, producing the protein MKEISIFFDTEFSDFENSELISLGAISADGKSEFYAEINNIPENCSEFVKERVLPLLHGNGISKTELAKRFLAWLESFDSNIELCSDSHYDRNMIANLCGGFPLPLSNGAKSSWFPLPHIITDNPHNALEDAKLLRKYFAPHFLLDDD
- a CDS encoding PDDEXK nuclease domain-containing protein, with translation MQYPELLKEIKDRIRKAQIKATMSANAEMLLMYWDVGRIIAERQSVEGWGAKIIQRLAQDIRNELPETKGFSERNLKRMLAFYNEYRGLAIGPTPLAQLSHDTNVLIRPTVLTQLTPADNNSHDPNILQLVMLLPWAHNIALLGVKNENTRLWYMAQALEHGWSHSRLVDQIKQSAYARQGSAVSNFTVHLPAPQSALAQETLKDPYIFDFLTIEEPFHERELETGLVGHVEKFLLELGAGFAFVGRQYHLEVSEQDFYIDLLFYHLKLRCYVVIELKKGKFQPEYAGKMNFYCSVVDDKLRHEQDNPTIGLILCQTKDKIVAEYALRDVNKPIGISEYELTRALPDNLKSSLPTIEELEERLEWDK
- a CDS encoding caspase family protein, with the translated sequence MNIAILIGINNYKNIDPLPACSNDLSAVQGLFEKLEKYDDILTLDDSISCFDAKQKIINFIEKHKSNTIDEFTLYYSGHGNHDGNVFYYLWADYSESSQNQTSISNSEIDSYIRTLNPEMTFKFIDACQSGSSYIKDNSNYRTLFDREKSNFKKCYFFFSSLSTQSSFASQKISHFTEEFLRFFDKPKDTKVRYRDIKDFLSDRFLPNAKQTPYFIEQADNTEFFCTINDSVATFVQSLPFYRQESDIVEPSSNTMGLIENIKNDAKRFCTKDEADTILKKIYDICISTNKPSNIESLFQIEVATYNEYTELPLINDISKWVSDQEGANLFISIEQTKEPKTFIEKKHTFNIFAFDPFAPRTKQLDDYTEVTRYVDVVTYMAPSCKQQYAYISITFTPQFPNINGFHIYIAIMLSQLDLAIFTGLVNRNRKNWEVFTDDLTKFSWSASKKNIRELIKDDDFFNSFMTKFYQQILDSVKGNFSLNAKEKQ
- a CDS encoding MobC family plasmid mobilization relaxosome protein → MVKRLIKNTVRFEMRCSPDELEAWRHAASTHGLSLSQYVRLRLNRDPLPAVKAKTDPSLIRQLAAIGNNLNQIARWVNTNKYKGASTPVEEGIYAVRQQLALLLEQERNHVD